In one window of Cheilinus undulatus linkage group 23, ASM1832078v1, whole genome shotgun sequence DNA:
- the LOC121505267 gene encoding pyrin-like isoform X1 has product MRPTFTVSAAEFEQGTLMAKLKEELWNILLDLSEENFLHFKWFLNHDNIVEGCTGIPVARLEKADRQHVVDLLVQKYQGPGALTMTMKVLGKIKRNDLVERLQTSSRETKDLKNHECDALTDKYEKQKAKLGVKMKQMIKERQMKIREIKHSAELCSKSADRHIADSEQAYAMLLRTLKESLDELIKSINEKREATQKQAEKIIQGLEQEISELTKRSAEVEKLSPSKDHPNSAQSFAFLNAIPPTKNWTEVGITPTSYGGSVAITVTKLEEKLRKQREDFVNRGKLNRVQQFAKDVILDPDTAHPSLILSDDGKRVQCGDVRQNRSENSKRFLSAINVLGKQSISSGRFYYEVEVKGKTSWDLGVVKESIDKKGSINASPENGYWTIGLRNGETYQTSGIHLSVKSQPEKVGVFVDYGNHSVSFFDADTADIIHGFTDCSFSEKLYPFFSPGLSHCGENSPLVITPVNY; this is encoded by the exons ATGAGGCCAACGTTCactgtttctgcagcagagtTTGAACAG GGAACCCTGATGGCAAAACTGAAAGAGGAACTCTGGAACATTCTGCTGGACTTAAGCGAAGAGAACTTTCTGCATTTCAAGTGGTTCCTGAATCATGACAACATCGTAGAGGGTTGTACAGGCATACCAGTCGCTCGACTGGAAAAGGCAGACAGACAACATGTAGTGGATCTACTGGTGCAGAAATATCAGGGGCCTGGAGCTCTGACGATGACCATGAAGGTGTTAGGGAAGATCAAGAGGAATGACCTGGTAGAGCGTTTGCAAACCTCCAGCAGGGAAACAAAAG ACCTCAAGAACCATGAGTGTGACGCTCTGacagacaaatatgaaaaacaaaaagccaAGCTGGGGGTTAAAATGAAGCAGATGATCAAGGAGAGGCAGATGAAGATCAGGGAAATCAAACACTCAGCAGAGCTCTGCAGCAAATCTGCAGACAGACATATCGCAGACAGTGAGCAGGCCTATGCTATGCTGCTGCGGACTCTGAAGGAAAGCCTAGATGAGCTTATCAAGTCTATTAATGAAAAGAGGGAAGCAACGcagaaacaggctgaaaaaaTCATCCAAGGGCTGGAGCAGGAGATCTCTGAGCTTACAAAGAGAAGTGCTGAAGTGGAGAAGCTCTCACCCTCCAAGGACCATCCCAACTCTGCCCAAAGCTTCGCCTTCCTTAATGCTATTCCTCCCACTAAGAACTGGACAGAAGTCGGCATCACTCCAACGTCATACGGAGGAAGTGTGGCGATCACTGTCACCAAGCTTGAGGAAAAACTCCGAAAACAGAGGGAGGATTTCGTCAATAGGGGAAAGCTTAACAGGGTCCAGCAGTTTGCAAAGGATGTTATTTTAGATCCTGATACAGCGCATCCCAGCCTAATTCTGTCCGATGATGGGAAGCGAGTTCAATGTGGTGACGTACGACAAAATCGGTCCGAAAACTCAAAGAGATTTCTGTCTGCTATCAACGTTTTGGGAAAGCAGAGTATCTCATCAGGAAGATTTTACTACGAGGTTGAGGTCAAAGGGAAGACTTCCTGGGACTTAGGTGTCGTCAAAGAGTCGATCGACAAGAAGGGATCGATCAATGCAAGCCCGGAAAATGGCTACTGGACTATAGGTCTAAGAAACGGAGAAACTTACCAAACTTCAGGAATCCATCTCAGTGTTAAATCCCAACCGGAGAAGGTTGGGGTGTTTGTGGACTATGGGAATCATTCGGTTTCCTTTTTTGACGCAGATACAGCAGACATTATCCACGGATTTACTGACTGTTCCTTCAGTGAAAAACTCTACCCCTTCTTCAGTCCCGGTCTAAGTCATTGTGGGGAAAACTCTCCTCTTGTCATCACTCCTGTCAATTACTAG
- the LOC121505572 gene encoding tetraspanin-8-like, translated as MAVNKCIKFLLFFFNLLFWISGCIILAVFIYLKVSKDGNQITNESIPGIDLMIAIGVIVMVLGFLGCCGAIRENRCMLLLFFISLLIIFILLLAAGILGAVGEDKVNDWMKERLAKFTPLSSQSQTVRDDLEKLQSELECCGLVNGPSDWTVVPDSCKCNATIHTDCVAGTTFDTPCSSKIVELMQKNMEIVLGIAFAIAILLIFGMVFSMILYVQIGRKDGATAPTTNA; from the exons ATGGCTGTGAATAAATGCATCAaatttctcctcttcttcttcaacCTGCTTTTCTGG ATCAGCGGCTGCATCATCCTGGCCGTCTTCATCTACCTGAAAGTCAGCAAAGATGGAAACCAG ATCACCAATGAATCGATTCCCGGCATCGATCTGATGATCGCCATCGGGGTCATTGTCATGGTCCTCGGCTTCCTCGGCTGCTGTGGAGCGATCAGAGAGAACCGctgcatgctgctgctg tTCTTCATCAGCCTCCTCATCATCTTTATCCTCCTGCTGGCGGCTGGCATACTTGGAGCCGTGGGCGAGGACAag GTGAACGACTGGATGAAGGAGCGTCTGGCGAAATTCACCCCGTTGTCGTCACAATCCCAGACCGTGAGGGACGACCTGGAGAAACTACAGAGCGAG CTGGAGTGTTGTGGTCTCGTTAACGGACCATCAGACTGGACCGTGGTTCCCGACTCCTGCAAATGCAACGCCACCATCCATACAGATTGCGTCGCAGGAACAACTTTCGACACG CCCTGCTCGTCCAAAATCGTGGAGTTAATGCAGAAAAACATGGAGATCGTGCTCGGGATCGCCTTCGCCATCGCCATCCTGCTG ATTTTCGGCATGGTCTTCTCCATGATCCTCTATGTTCAAATCGGCAGGAAGGACGGTGCCACCGCCCCCACCACCAATGCTTGA
- the LOC121505267 gene encoding pyrin-like isoform X2 translates to MAKLKEELWNILLDLSEENFLHFKWFLNHDNIVEGCTGIPVARLEKADRQHVVDLLVQKYQGPGALTMTMKVLGKIKRNDLVERLQTSSRETKDLKNHECDALTDKYEKQKAKLGVKMKQMIKERQMKIREIKHSAELCSKSADRHIADSEQAYAMLLRTLKESLDELIKSINEKREATQKQAEKIIQGLEQEISELTKRSAEVEKLSPSKDHPNSAQSFAFLNAIPPTKNWTEVGITPTSYGGSVAITVTKLEEKLRKQREDFVNRGKLNRVQQFAKDVILDPDTAHPSLILSDDGKRVQCGDVRQNRSENSKRFLSAINVLGKQSISSGRFYYEVEVKGKTSWDLGVVKESIDKKGSINASPENGYWTIGLRNGETYQTSGIHLSVKSQPEKVGVFVDYGNHSVSFFDADTADIIHGFTDCSFSEKLYPFFSPGLSHCGENSPLVITPVNY, encoded by the exons ATGGCAAAACTGAAAGAGGAACTCTGGAACATTCTGCTGGACTTAAGCGAAGAGAACTTTCTGCATTTCAAGTGGTTCCTGAATCATGACAACATCGTAGAGGGTTGTACAGGCATACCAGTCGCTCGACTGGAAAAGGCAGACAGACAACATGTAGTGGATCTACTGGTGCAGAAATATCAGGGGCCTGGAGCTCTGACGATGACCATGAAGGTGTTAGGGAAGATCAAGAGGAATGACCTGGTAGAGCGTTTGCAAACCTCCAGCAGGGAAACAAAAG ACCTCAAGAACCATGAGTGTGACGCTCTGacagacaaatatgaaaaacaaaaagccaAGCTGGGGGTTAAAATGAAGCAGATGATCAAGGAGAGGCAGATGAAGATCAGGGAAATCAAACACTCAGCAGAGCTCTGCAGCAAATCTGCAGACAGACATATCGCAGACAGTGAGCAGGCCTATGCTATGCTGCTGCGGACTCTGAAGGAAAGCCTAGATGAGCTTATCAAGTCTATTAATGAAAAGAGGGAAGCAACGcagaaacaggctgaaaaaaTCATCCAAGGGCTGGAGCAGGAGATCTCTGAGCTTACAAAGAGAAGTGCTGAAGTGGAGAAGCTCTCACCCTCCAAGGACCATCCCAACTCTGCCCAAAGCTTCGCCTTCCTTAATGCTATTCCTCCCACTAAGAACTGGACAGAAGTCGGCATCACTCCAACGTCATACGGAGGAAGTGTGGCGATCACTGTCACCAAGCTTGAGGAAAAACTCCGAAAACAGAGGGAGGATTTCGTCAATAGGGGAAAGCTTAACAGGGTCCAGCAGTTTGCAAAGGATGTTATTTTAGATCCTGATACAGCGCATCCCAGCCTAATTCTGTCCGATGATGGGAAGCGAGTTCAATGTGGTGACGTACGACAAAATCGGTCCGAAAACTCAAAGAGATTTCTGTCTGCTATCAACGTTTTGGGAAAGCAGAGTATCTCATCAGGAAGATTTTACTACGAGGTTGAGGTCAAAGGGAAGACTTCCTGGGACTTAGGTGTCGTCAAAGAGTCGATCGACAAGAAGGGATCGATCAATGCAAGCCCGGAAAATGGCTACTGGACTATAGGTCTAAGAAACGGAGAAACTTACCAAACTTCAGGAATCCATCTCAGTGTTAAATCCCAACCGGAGAAGGTTGGGGTGTTTGTGGACTATGGGAATCATTCGGTTTCCTTTTTTGACGCAGATACAGCAGACATTATCCACGGATTTACTGACTGTTCCTTCAGTGAAAAACTCTACCCCTTCTTCAGTCCCGGTCTAAGTCATTGTGGGGAAAACTCTCCTCTTGTCATCACTCCTGTCAATTACTAG
- the LOC121505264 gene encoding F-box only protein 15-like has product MAGRGEFFQSFLEGLERKNALQSWSGRFQPGWGRQQSGPGRGRGWKKERRKQPRAAANRQPGGWSGPKTEDNRRRLTKYPPRENIIERLPSEILIKILSYLDATSLFSISYVSKLFNQLANDDVMWHKIYMSQFGSHTWKPRSADDLVLKADQVEMVDHLADDQSVGDQSTRHWKRMYFRAIAGQEMKKWRRELREISPYTGLPRQTEWILRNLNVSWELTVWDCYGRKNTLEQSRAYFFESSVILRWSGSFFPNYHKIKSIELYGVRKEAQKNPRDRKPSWRSLISKLNMRTQSGQFIGQDSLVKLVLLFPGFIIGIWRGTTNVAFIMVSLHFNKLVEKSLLGSPVCPYSEPVELLPADTSDPEFGLHGFMLHFVLHNTGTEIMSGHFLPLGCPRAQIWHDFVELKVINRTNLSQHRSLSGNIKLPWKSEELEGSVENCCIMTLTLLDEFQKPFWCVSSPCWITMAKTTQSLDYSGDHFQMEYQDEEGKVTMKLVWLKEQKQFFLVSLVLFLSVSKVNKRFSTDY; this is encoded by the exons ATGGCCGGTAGAGGGGAGTTTTTCCAAAGTTTCCTTGAGGGTTTGGAGAGGAAAAACGCCCTGCAGAGCTGGAGTGGACGATTCCAGCCGGGCTGGGGGCGACAACAGTCGGGTCCGGGTCGAGGACGGGGGTGGAAGAAGGAAAGGAGGAAGCAGCCAAGGGCAGCAGCTAACAGGCAGCCTGGAGG CTGGTCAGGACCGAAAACAGAGGATAACAGAAGAAGACTGACGAAGTACCCACCCAGGGAAAACATCATAGAGAG GCTGCCATCAGAGATCCTGATAAAGATTCTGTCGTACCTGGACGCCACCTCGCTGTTTTCCATCAGCTACGTCAGCAAACTCTTCAACCAGCTCGCCAATGATGA TGTCATGTGGCATAAGATCTACATGTCACAATTCGGGAGTCACACATGGAAACCAAGGTCTGCAGATGATCTGGTGCTGAAGGCTGACCAGGTGGAAATGGTGGATCATTTGGCGGATGATCAGTCTGTAGGCGATCAGTCTACCAGGCACTGGAAGAGGATGTACTTCAGAGCCATCGCAGGACAGGAGATGAAAAAATGGAGGAGAGAGCTGAGAGAGATCAGCCCTTACACCGGGCTGCCCAGACAGACTGAGTGGATCCTAAG GAACCTGAATGTGAGCTGGGAGCTGACGGTGTGGGATTGCTACGGGCGGAAGAACACGCTAGAGCAGAGCCGAGCGTACTTCTTCGAGTCGTCTGTGATCCTCCGCTGGAGTGGAAGCTTCTTCCCCAACTACCATAAGATCAAGAGCATCGAGCTGTACGGAGTCAGAAAGGAGGCACAGAAGAATCCACGAGACAGGAA gCCCAGCTGGCGCTCTCTGATCTCTAAACTCAACATGAGGACTCAGTCTGGTCAATTCATCGGCCAGGACAGTCTGGTCAAACTCGTGCTTCTGTTTCCAGGCTTCATCATCGGCATCTGGCGG GGGACGACAAATGTGGCCTTCATCATGGTCAGTCTGCACTTCAACAAGCTGGTAGAGAAAAGTCTGCTGGGGTCTCCTGTCTG CCCGTACTCTGAGCCTGTGGAACTGTTACCTGCTGACACCTCTGACCCTGAGTTTGGTCTGCACGGCTTCATGCTGCACTTCGTTCTGCACAACACCGGCACTGAGATCATGTCCGGACACTTCCTCCCGCTCGGCTGTCCCAGAG CTCAGATCTGGCATGACTTTGTGGAGCTGAAAGTCATCAACAGGACCAACCTGTCCCAGCACAGATCGCTGTCGGGGAACATCAAGCTGCCCTGGAAGAGCGAGGAGCTGGAGGGCTCAGTGGAG AACTGCTGCATCATGACGCTGACCCTGCTGGATGAGTTCCAGAAACCCTTTTGGTGCGTCAGCTCGCCCTGCTGGATCACGATGGCGAAGACAACTCAGTCCCTGGACTACAGCGGCGACCACTTTCAGATGGAGTACCAGGACGAGGAGGGTAAGGTGACCATGAAGCTGGTGTGgttaaaagagcagaaacagttCTTCCTCGTCAGCCTCGTCCTTTTCCTTTCTGTTTCCAAAGTCAACAAACGTTTCAGCACTGATTACTAA